In the Leptospira limi genome, one interval contains:
- a CDS encoding helix-turn-helix domain-containing protein, translating to MGTESISLVLLLEFLWMGSGAIFCLIWALSNIIKNRKKSDLLWSFILFSTGLWLLTGAFMFTGFYYQLPSIVFIHIPFVFLSASFLYHYLENLFLEKKINLHWFSFFPSFLSIVFLIPYYLESDVEKINILNTITTTEYGSILTGLNFGIKLSILISVGIFLIREWIPNVRLSVFFTKRAIYSLVFILLIWIDLLVGSIGFSFQISLFRKLSAYLLPILMYFYFFTRELWEPFVSDVRDTIQKNKYEKSKLVSVPLEVIDQKLFELMLEKVFCDEDLSLSKLAELVGVKSGQLSEYFHKRYGFGFYNYINQYRIEEAKRYLLEPNERTILSIADAVGFNSKSTFNRVFLEKVGVTPTDFRKQSKLSEP from the coding sequence GTGGGAACAGAATCTATTTCCCTCGTTTTATTATTAGAGTTTTTGTGGATGGGATCTGGTGCCATCTTTTGCCTCATTTGGGCATTGTCTAACATCATCAAAAATCGAAAAAAATCTGATCTGCTTTGGTCCTTTATCTTGTTTTCTACAGGCTTATGGTTGTTAACTGGAGCCTTTATGTTCACAGGATTTTATTACCAACTTCCTTCTATAGTTTTTATCCATATCCCCTTTGTATTTTTATCTGCTTCGTTTTTATATCACTATTTGGAAAATTTGTTTTTAGAGAAAAAAATCAACCTACATTGGTTTTCGTTTTTTCCTTCCTTTCTTTCTATTGTATTCCTGATTCCATATTACCTGGAATCAGATGTAGAAAAAATAAATATATTAAATACAATTACTACTACTGAATATGGGAGTATACTGACGGGCCTTAATTTTGGAATCAAACTCTCCATTTTGATTTCTGTTGGAATTTTTTTAATCCGTGAATGGATTCCCAATGTTCGTTTGTCGGTATTTTTTACGAAACGTGCAATTTATTCGTTAGTATTTATACTTTTGATATGGATTGATTTACTTGTAGGAAGTATTGGTTTTAGTTTTCAAATTTCACTTTTTCGAAAATTGAGTGCTTACCTTTTACCCATCCTTATGTATTTTTATTTTTTCACTCGTGAATTATGGGAACCATTTGTTTCTGATGTTCGCGATACCATTCAAAAAAATAAATACGAGAAATCGAAGTTGGTTTCTGTCCCGCTTGAAGTAATCGATCAAAAACTATTCGAATTGATGTTGGAAAAAGTATTCTGTGATGAGGACCTAAGTTTATCTAAATTGGCTGAGTTAGTTGGAGTGAAGTCAGGACAATTGTCTGAATACTTTCATAAACGATATGGTTTTGGTTTTTACAATTATATCAATCAATACCGGATTGAAGAAGCAAAACGTTATTTGTTGGAACCAAATGAACGAACCATTTTGTCCATTGCCGATGCAGTCGGTTTTAATTCCAAATCCACTTTCAATCGGGTTTTCTTAGAAAAAGTGGGAGTCACCCCAACAGATTTCCGAAAACAATCAAAACTTTCCGAACCATAA
- a CDS encoding histidine phosphatase family protein — translation MELYLIRHPETIAPKGTCYGRTDFPLKYPVEDTADSTFPYLPPNFDHFIVSPAPRAVKLANALLSKYNPKQNPLDLVIHTDERLLEMDFGDWDGKLWEEIPRKETIPWMKDFVNARTPNGEAFTDLIQRVDLFLEDWKPNGILKQKWEEKNKQTLNSMIVVCHSGPIRAILCRINGIPHEEAFKSPVDFGSVHKIEI, via the coding sequence ATGGAACTTTATTTAATCCGCCACCCAGAAACCATAGCGCCCAAGGGAACTTGTTATGGCCGTACCGATTTTCCACTCAAATACCCTGTGGAAGATACGGCCGATTCAACTTTTCCCTACCTGCCACCTAACTTTGATCATTTTATAGTTAGCCCAGCACCTCGTGCAGTCAAATTAGCAAATGCCTTACTCTCTAAATACAATCCTAAGCAGAACCCATTGGATCTTGTAATCCATACCGATGAACGTTTGTTAGAAATGGATTTTGGTGATTGGGATGGAAAACTATGGGAAGAAATTCCTAGAAAAGAAACCATTCCTTGGATGAAAGACTTTGTGAATGCCCGAACTCCAAATGGAGAAGCTTTCACCGATCTAATCCAACGAGTGGATTTGTTTTTAGAGGATTGGAAACCAAATGGGATTCTGAAACAAAAATGGGAGGAAAAAAACAAGCAAACACTAAACTCTATGATTGTTGTATGCCATTCCGGACCCATTCGAGCCATCCTCTGCCGGATCAATGGAATTCCACATGAGGAAGCATTTAAGTCCCCAGTGGATTTTGGTTCAGTTCATAAAATTGAAATTTAA
- the gatB gene encoding Asp-tRNA(Asn)/Glu-tRNA(Gln) amidotransferase subunit GatB, producing the protein MEYEVIIGLEVHVQLNTNSKIFSTATNEFGGSPNTHISPLCVALPGTLPVLNEVVLEKAVRAGVALGCEITQFTKFDRKNYFYPDLPKGYQISQFDKPYATKGGIHIQLKGETEEKFLPLTRIHMEEDAGKLIHSHDPSINRSYVDYNRAGTPLIEIVSEPDLRSSDEAYAYLNELKTILRYIQVSDCNMEEGSLRCDANVSIRPKGEKGFRTRVEIKNLNSFKAVKQAIDYEVEWQKDVYSRGESFKQMTKLWDATLLKTIPMRSKEMSHDYRYFPEPDLPTIQISDSFIEDIRKTLPELPRQKKERYKTALGLPEYDAEVLTSEREIAEYFEEALVISGDAKKTSNWVKDEILGIVNKENISIQEFAIDPVRIGKLVKLINSGEITGKIAKTIFEDMLTSKDQPETIVEKKGLKVVRDDKALEEIVIRVLESQPESVEGWKNGKDRVLGAIVGGVMKETKGKADPKLVNELILAKLGPLGEKKKV; encoded by the coding sequence ATGGAATACGAAGTCATCATCGGTCTGGAAGTCCACGTCCAGCTCAATACCAATTCAAAAATTTTCTCCACTGCCACTAACGAATTTGGTGGTAGTCCCAATACTCATATTTCGCCATTATGTGTTGCGCTTCCAGGCACCTTGCCTGTGTTAAATGAAGTTGTACTAGAAAAAGCAGTAAGAGCAGGTGTGGCTCTCGGTTGCGAAATTACACAATTCACTAAATTTGATCGTAAAAATTATTTTTACCCTGACCTTCCAAAAGGGTACCAAATTTCACAATTTGATAAACCGTATGCAACCAAAGGTGGGATTCATATCCAATTGAAAGGGGAAACGGAAGAAAAGTTCCTTCCACTCACTCGGATCCATATGGAAGAAGATGCGGGAAAACTCATCCACTCACATGATCCATCCATCAATCGATCTTACGTGGACTATAACCGCGCGGGAACTCCACTCATCGAAATTGTATCAGAACCAGACCTTCGTTCCTCTGATGAAGCTTATGCCTATCTAAATGAATTAAAAACCATACTTCGTTATATCCAAGTTTCGGATTGTAACATGGAAGAAGGTTCCCTTCGTTGTGATGCCAATGTATCCATTCGTCCCAAAGGGGAAAAAGGATTTCGTACACGGGTTGAAATCAAAAACCTCAACTCGTTTAAGGCCGTAAAACAAGCAATCGATTATGAAGTGGAATGGCAAAAGGATGTTTATTCTAGAGGTGAGTCCTTCAAACAAATGACAAAACTTTGGGATGCCACTCTTCTCAAAACAATTCCCATGCGTTCCAAAGAAATGAGCCATGACTATCGTTATTTTCCGGAACCAGATCTACCAACGATCCAAATTTCGGATTCGTTTATTGAGGACATTCGAAAAACACTTCCAGAACTTCCCAGACAAAAAAAGGAACGTTACAAGACTGCGCTTGGTCTTCCTGAATATGATGCTGAAGTCTTAACAAGTGAAAGGGAAATTGCAGAGTACTTCGAAGAGGCTCTTGTGATTTCTGGTGATGCTAAAAAAACATCCAACTGGGTTAAAGATGAAATCTTAGGAATTGTGAATAAAGAAAATATTTCCATCCAAGAATTTGCGATTGATCCAGTCAGGATTGGGAAACTAGTGAAACTCATCAATTCAGGTGAGATCACGGGAAAAATTGCCAAAACCATTTTTGAAGATATGTTAACTTCGAAAGACCAACCAGAAACTATCGTCGAGAAAAAAGGTCTCAAAGTCGTTCGTGATGACAAAGCTTTGGAAGAAATTGTCATTCGAGTGTTAGAATCCCAACCCGAATCAGTAGAAGGTTGGAAAAATGGAAAGGATCGTGTGTTAGGTGCCATTGTGGGTGGAGTGATGAAAGAAACAAAAGGCAAAGCCGACCCCAAACTGGTAAACGAATTGATCCTTGCCAAATTAGGCCCGTTAGGTGAAAAAAAGAAGGTGTAA
- the dnaE gene encoding DNA polymerase III subunit alpha, whose translation MEDFAHLHLHTTYSMLDGAIRISDLMKRVKELGMSSVAITDHGNMYGAIEFYKEAVKHEVKPIIGCEFYVTPSRSAETELDEIADGGAYHIILLCKNEIGYHNIIKLASRSFTEGFYRKPRIDYDLLERHSEGLVCLTACLAGEVNRKILEGKEDKAYALAGRLHEIFRKEDFYMEIQDHGIPEQKIVAEAVIGFSKRTGIPLVLTNDSHFLTKDDREAQDILLRIGMRKNIDDEMRFGFNENFYVKSPSEMKALFPNHLDAYYNTLAIRDKCSLNFQFGNPLLPPFEVPQGYDTDSYLEKLVWEGILEKYKEITPIVKERTEYEMQTIRNMHFAGYFLIVQDYINFARRTGIPVGPGRGSAAGSIIAYALGITNVDPIRYNLLFERFLNPDRKDMPDIDTDFCVERREEVINYIKHKYGENRVGQIITFGSLAAKAAIKDVARVFNVPFSEVNEMSKLFPKKLGITIQEAVETSKDLRDVAEKSDLNKKVFSIAQKLEGNYRQVGRHAAGVVIAPTALEEIVPLSTVSEPGRDGRSIVTQYDKNMSEQVGLIKMDILGLKNLTTIHHATQLIQKRHGIKLDLDTIPLDDPATFSLLRKANVLGIFQLDSSSGIRDLFAKAQVQKFEEIAALLALYRPGPMGSGMLDDYLDRKNGKKKVIFPHESLAEVLGETYGVVVYQEQVMGISRIMGGFSVGDSDVLRKAMAKKDKSKLPALKEKFVKGAIEKKINEKLATELFEQLEKFGEYGFNKSHSVAYAFVTYQTAYLKANYSIEYLTALLSGDHSKITDVVKYINNAKDMGIRILGPDLRESGISFEITDDKTVRFGLSSIKGVGELAAENIIKNRNELGGYKQLSDFTKKLDTRLANKKVLESLAQGGAFDSFGYTRKTIFESTDIILNYANKKQAEEKEGQFSLFGGANGGTEENLNLPKDGIEWNGDELLRREKETTGLYLSGHPLDKFTEQLKSLNPTSIENLEEVRPKSKVEIAGVLSKKVVKLTKKKEEFVNFMLEDQTGEIECVAFPKTYAEFKHLFTEDNTVFIKGILERIDADESELKGQIIVNKLEELNSVTIEKKMEKTLHLTINMKEEKNRDVILKLQDILSVHRGASSVFFHLIGNGDEKKVIRAHDHFSIEITTDLMKMLTDILGKGAVRYTVGEEVRVYG comes from the coding sequence ATGGAAGATTTTGCCCACCTGCATCTGCACACTACCTATTCCATGTTGGATGGTGCCATTCGAATCAGTGATTTGATGAAACGAGTGAAAGAACTTGGTATGAGTTCTGTCGCTATCACTGACCACGGCAACATGTATGGTGCCATCGAATTTTACAAAGAAGCAGTTAAACACGAAGTCAAACCTATCATCGGTTGTGAATTTTATGTGACTCCCTCAAGGAGTGCAGAAACCGAGTTAGATGAAATTGCTGATGGTGGAGCTTATCACATCATCTTATTGTGCAAAAATGAAATCGGTTATCATAACATCATCAAACTTGCTAGCCGTTCGTTTACAGAAGGTTTTTATCGCAAACCACGCATCGATTATGATTTATTAGAACGACATAGTGAAGGCCTTGTTTGTTTGACAGCTTGCCTTGCTGGAGAAGTGAACCGGAAAATCCTGGAAGGTAAGGAAGACAAAGCGTATGCGTTAGCTGGTCGATTGCATGAGATCTTTCGTAAAGAAGATTTTTATATGGAAATCCAAGACCATGGAATTCCAGAACAAAAGATTGTTGCTGAAGCTGTCATTGGTTTTTCCAAACGAACTGGTATCCCACTTGTTCTCACAAATGATTCACACTTTTTAACAAAAGATGATAGAGAAGCTCAAGACATTTTATTACGCATTGGAATGCGCAAAAACATCGATGATGAAATGCGCTTTGGGTTTAATGAAAATTTTTATGTAAAATCTCCTTCAGAGATGAAGGCACTTTTTCCCAATCATTTAGATGCTTACTATAATACACTTGCCATTCGTGATAAATGTTCTTTGAATTTCCAATTTGGAAACCCATTACTCCCACCTTTCGAAGTTCCACAAGGGTATGATACAGACAGTTATTTAGAAAAATTGGTTTGGGAAGGGATTTTAGAAAAATACAAAGAAATCACACCCATTGTCAAAGAAAGAACTGAATATGAAATGCAAACCATTCGAAACATGCATTTTGCAGGATACTTTCTCATAGTTCAAGATTATATCAATTTTGCAAGGCGAACAGGGATCCCAGTAGGACCTGGTCGTGGTTCGGCGGCGGGTTCCATCATTGCCTATGCACTCGGAATCACAAATGTAGATCCAATTCGATACAATTTGTTATTTGAACGATTTTTAAACCCCGATCGTAAGGATATGCCTGATATTGATACTGACTTTTGTGTAGAACGTCGCGAAGAAGTGATCAACTACATCAAACATAAGTATGGTGAAAACCGAGTTGGCCAAATCATTACATTTGGATCTCTTGCTGCAAAAGCGGCAATTAAAGATGTGGCTCGAGTTTTTAATGTACCATTTTCAGAAGTGAATGAGATGAGTAAGTTATTTCCTAAAAAATTAGGAATTACCATCCAGGAAGCAGTTGAAACTTCAAAAGACTTACGTGATGTGGCAGAAAAATCTGATCTCAATAAAAAAGTATTTTCCATTGCTCAAAAATTAGAAGGTAACTATCGTCAGGTGGGTAGACACGCAGCTGGTGTTGTCATTGCACCAACTGCATTGGAAGAAATTGTGCCATTGTCAACGGTTAGTGAACCGGGACGTGATGGGCGTTCGATTGTCACACAGTACGACAAAAACATGTCAGAACAAGTGGGACTCATCAAAATGGATATTTTAGGTTTAAAAAACTTAACTACCATCCATCATGCCACACAATTGATTCAAAAAAGACATGGGATCAAACTTGATTTGGATACCATTCCACTCGATGACCCGGCTACTTTTAGTTTATTACGAAAAGCGAATGTGTTAGGTATTTTCCAGTTGGATTCTTCCTCTGGGATTCGTGACCTTTTTGCAAAAGCACAGGTGCAAAAATTTGAAGAAATAGCCGCCTTACTTGCGTTATACAGGCCTGGTCCCATGGGATCAGGGATGTTAGATGACTATTTAGATCGTAAAAACGGAAAGAAAAAAGTAATTTTCCCACATGAAAGTTTGGCAGAAGTACTCGGCGAAACTTATGGTGTTGTTGTTTACCAAGAACAAGTAATGGGTATCTCTAGGATCATGGGTGGATTCTCTGTGGGAGACTCGGATGTTCTTCGTAAGGCGATGGCTAAAAAAGATAAATCCAAATTACCTGCCTTAAAGGAAAAATTTGTAAAAGGTGCCATTGAGAAAAAGATCAATGAAAAGTTAGCTACCGAACTATTCGAACAATTAGAAAAATTTGGTGAGTATGGTTTTAACAAATCCCACTCGGTTGCCTATGCATTTGTGACTTACCAAACTGCATACCTGAAAGCAAATTATTCCATTGAATATCTCACTGCTTTATTATCGGGAGACCATTCAAAGATCACTGATGTTGTGAAATACATCAATAATGCAAAAGATATGGGGATCAGGATCTTAGGTCCAGATTTAAGAGAATCGGGAATTTCATTTGAGATCACAGATGACAAAACGGTTCGATTTGGATTGTCTTCCATCAAAGGGGTGGGAGAACTTGCTGCAGAAAACATCATCAAAAATCGTAATGAACTTGGTGGTTACAAACAACTCAGTGATTTTACAAAAAAATTAGATACTCGTCTTGCGAATAAAAAAGTATTAGAGTCACTCGCACAAGGTGGAGCGTTTGATTCTTTTGGTTATACGAGAAAAACAATTTTTGAATCTACAGATATCATTTTAAACTATGCCAACAAAAAACAAGCTGAGGAAAAAGAAGGTCAATTTTCATTGTTTGGTGGAGCGAATGGTGGAACGGAAGAAAACTTAAATTTACCAAAAGATGGTATTGAGTGGAATGGGGATGAACTCCTTCGTCGTGAAAAAGAAACAACGGGTTTGTATTTGTCCGGCCATCCACTTGATAAATTCACAGAACAACTCAAAAGCCTAAACCCAACTTCCATTGAAAATTTAGAGGAAGTTCGACCGAAATCTAAAGTGGAAATTGCTGGTGTATTATCCAAAAAAGTTGTTAAACTTACAAAGAAAAAAGAAGAATTTGTTAACTTTATGTTGGAAGACCAAACTGGTGAAATTGAGTGTGTAGCATTTCCAAAAACTTACGCAGAATTCAAACATCTTTTCACTGAAGACAACACAGTATTTATCAAAGGAATATTAGAACGAATTGATGCCGATGAATCAGAGTTAAAGGGTCAAATCATTGTTAATAAACTAGAAGAGCTCAATTCCGTTACGATTGAGAAAAAAATGGAAAAAACTCTTCATTTAACAATCAATATGAAAGAAGAAAAAAATCGAGATGTGATTTTAAAACTCCAAGATATACTTTCTGTTCATAGAGGGGCCTCTTCTGTATTTTTTCATTTGATTGGAAACGGTGATGAAAAAAAAGTCATTCGTGCTCATGATCATTTTTCCATTGAAATCACAACGGACCTGATGAAGATGTTAACAGATATATTAGGAAAAGGTGCTGTGCGTTATACCGTTGGAGAAGAAGTGAGAGTTTACGGGTAA
- a CDS encoding adenosylcobinamide-GDP ribazoletransferase, with product MQYLLLEIRLFFICLAFLTRIPSPNWIGFKEEWLHHSIKYSPSVGLLLGSIQFVVFLLFHFLFGPTIGFTISLGFLLILTGAFHEDGFSDFCDGIGGGWKREDILRIMKDSRVGSFGAVGICLLVLLKVLGAYETFSYFQRKNLPMISNLTNDFHLIIVWLYFVSAHTLSRFLSVFVMKLLPYAKEEGYAKPMAKEITWPQILFASLLGVLPYLSLAYLHPNFFLSLLCIIPSYIYMVRLMKRWIQGFTGDCLGAVQQVVETCIWISGVFIWNFI from the coding sequence ATCCAATACCTTCTTTTAGAAATTCGTTTGTTTTTTATTTGTTTGGCCTTTCTGACAAGAATTCCTTCTCCAAATTGGATTGGATTCAAAGAAGAATGGTTACACCATTCGATAAAATATTCACCTAGTGTTGGTTTACTACTTGGTAGTATACAATTTGTCGTATTCCTATTGTTCCATTTTTTATTTGGACCAACGATCGGCTTCACAATCTCTCTTGGTTTTTTACTGATCCTAACAGGTGCGTTTCACGAAGACGGGTTTTCTGATTTCTGTGATGGGATTGGTGGAGGATGGAAAAGAGAAGATATATTGCGCATTATGAAAGACAGCCGTGTTGGCAGTTTTGGTGCTGTAGGAATATGTCTTCTTGTTTTGCTAAAAGTACTTGGAGCATACGAAACCTTTTCCTATTTCCAAAGAAAAAACCTTCCAATGATTTCGAATCTTACTAACGACTTTCATCTAATTATCGTTTGGTTGTATTTTGTAAGTGCCCACACACTCAGTCGCTTTTTATCAGTTTTTGTAATGAAACTATTGCCATATGCAAAGGAAGAAGGATATGCCAAACCGATGGCAAAAGAAATCACTTGGCCCCAAATCTTATTTGCAAGTCTTTTGGGAGTTTTACCGTATTTGTCTCTTGCTTACCTACATCCTAATTTTTTCTTGAGCCTTTTGTGTATCATCCCTAGTTACATTTATATGGTTCGGTTGATGAAACGATGGATCCAAGGTTTTACGGGGGATTGTCTTGGAGCAGTCCAACAAGTTGTGGAAACTTGTATTTGGATTTCAGGAGTATTTATATGGAACTTTATTTAA
- a CDS encoding AMP-dependent synthetase/ligase: MRTMIDFYLDLPKRFGHKKAFGTRLGPGVYQFKTYMELLNEAKHLALGLSETLSERDKVAIFADNSYEWIQASIATTLLGAIDVPRASDVTDQDILYILNHSESKILFVENETVFEKVIRLEKDLEFLKEIILFYPPKQNKELKSRKIKIKTLQELVTIGIQKRKEDPSDQIFLENTIKESDLFTMIYTSGTTGTPKGVMLTHGNILFQLKNLPLSLKKGDKTLSILPIWHIFERIFEIFSLSYGACTYYSSVRTLKEDLKFVKPNFMASAPRLWESIYGGILGTLNKSSLVKQKMFQLSMFFAKRFFHSRQVITGNVLDIHPMVVWKQIIRFVYHLIRFFIVCFPYFIFDFLVLSKIRNATGGELRGSVSGGGALPFHVDEFFNMIGIPVLEGYGMTETAPVLAMRTFEEIIPGSVGKIFPHTDLRLVDLHTGEVFLDTEIGKFVYGRKGEIHVKGKQVMAGYYKNPEATNKVLVAGWLNTGDLGIFTSNHNLRIVGRSKETIVLLGGENVEPVPIESKILESEWIDQCMVVGQDQKFLSALVYPNLNRFETTLGKEFWKDKDVIQKMESEIKSKINSQTGFKSFERVVGVIVIPKPFEVGDELTAKLSLKRHVITEKYKNQIHALYE; encoded by the coding sequence ATGCGAACCATGATCGATTTTTATTTAGATCTCCCAAAACGATTTGGGCATAAAAAAGCGTTTGGAACCAGATTGGGTCCAGGTGTTTACCAATTCAAAACCTATATGGAATTGTTAAATGAAGCAAAACATTTGGCATTAGGACTGAGTGAAACTTTGTCAGAAAGAGACAAAGTCGCTATTTTTGCTGACAATTCTTATGAATGGATCCAGGCGAGTATTGCAACAACTCTCCTTGGCGCAATCGACGTACCACGTGCTTCGGATGTTACCGACCAAGATATATTATACATTCTCAATCACTCTGAATCCAAAATACTTTTCGTAGAAAATGAAACTGTATTTGAGAAAGTGATCAGGTTGGAAAAAGATTTAGAATTTCTAAAAGAAATCATTTTATTTTATCCACCAAAACAAAACAAAGAACTCAAATCCAGAAAAATTAAAATCAAAACCTTACAAGAATTAGTGACAATAGGAATTCAAAAAAGAAAGGAAGACCCTTCTGATCAAATATTTTTAGAGAATACGATCAAAGAATCTGATTTGTTTACAATGATTTATACATCAGGAACAACCGGAACTCCTAAGGGAGTGATGTTAACTCATGGAAATATCTTATTTCAACTTAAGAACTTACCGTTGAGTTTGAAAAAAGGTGATAAAACACTTTCGATATTACCCATTTGGCATATTTTCGAAAGGATATTTGAAATCTTTAGTTTATCGTATGGAGCTTGTACTTATTATAGCAGTGTTCGTACACTCAAAGAAGATTTAAAATTTGTAAAACCCAACTTTATGGCTTCTGCACCAAGGTTATGGGAAAGTATTTATGGTGGAATCTTAGGTACTTTAAATAAATCTTCGTTAGTCAAACAAAAGATGTTTCAACTTTCGATGTTTTTTGCGAAACGATTTTTTCACTCAAGACAAGTCATTACTGGGAATGTACTCGATATCCATCCAATGGTGGTATGGAAACAAATCATACGCTTTGTTTACCATTTGATTCGTTTTTTTATCGTGTGTTTTCCATATTTTATTTTTGACTTTTTAGTTTTATCCAAAATTCGAAACGCAACTGGAGGAGAACTCAGAGGTTCCGTATCGGGAGGAGGCGCATTACCATTTCATGTAGATGAATTCTTCAATATGATTGGCATTCCAGTTTTGGAAGGTTATGGAATGACAGAAACCGCACCAGTCCTTGCAATGCGAACCTTTGAGGAAATCATTCCAGGTTCAGTTGGAAAAATATTTCCACATACAGACTTACGACTTGTCGACTTACATACAGGTGAAGTTTTCCTAGATACCGAGATTGGAAAATTTGTTTATGGAAGAAAAGGGGAAATTCACGTTAAAGGGAAACAGGTTATGGCAGGTTACTATAAAAACCCTGAAGCGACAAACAAGGTTCTCGTTGCAGGTTGGTTGAATACTGGTGACTTAGGTATATTTACTTCAAATCATAATTTACGTATTGTAGGTCGTTCCAAAGAAACAATTGTATTGCTCGGTGGCGAAAATGTGGAGCCAGTACCCATTGAATCCAAAATTTTAGAGTCTGAATGGATTGACCAATGTATGGTTGTTGGACAGGACCAAAAATTTTTAAGTGCACTTGTTTATCCCAATCTAAATCGATTTGAAACAACGCTAGGAAAAGAATTTTGGAAAGATAAAGATGTGATCCAAAAAATGGAATCAGAGATAAAATCAAAGATTAATTCTCAAACTGGATTTAAATCGTTTGAACGAGTGGTTGGTGTGATTGTGATCCCAAAACCATTCGAAGTAGGTGATGAACTTACTGCTAAGTTATCACTCAAACGCCATGTGAT
- the cobT gene encoding nicotinate-nucleotide--dimethylbenzimidazole phosphoribosyltransferase codes for MSPFSLPKISPITHVLRDKIQEKIDTKTKPLGSLGALETIALQIAEIQNTTSPRLKNPKLILFAGDHGITEEPVSLYPKDVTWQMVINFLNGGACANVFAKHSQIEVEVVDVGVDHDWDDSTKNLLIKKIRKSTSNFLKTQAMSKEESYQCIQNGFNLILENKYKETNVFLFGEMGIGNTSSASMILSHLTGIPLSKLVGKGTGLNPEGKQSKLQILERAFQRTGKLTDPIVILSEFGGFEIGMMAGAMLGVASEQKLFLVDGFITTAAYLLAYHLDPNVKDYAIFSHVSDEEGHIIVLNHYQINPLLKLNLRLGEGSGALAAYPLVELSIQFLNEMASFADAGVSDADKKV; via the coding sequence ATGTCCCCATTTTCCCTACCAAAAATTAGCCCTATAACCCATGTTTTGCGAGATAAAATCCAAGAAAAAATTGATACCAAAACAAAACCATTAGGTTCTCTCGGTGCACTCGAAACGATTGCATTACAAATTGCAGAGATTCAAAACACCACTTCTCCAAGACTCAAAAATCCGAAGTTAATTTTGTTTGCTGGTGATCATGGGATTACGGAAGAACCAGTTTCCCTATATCCAAAAGATGTCACTTGGCAAATGGTCATTAATTTTTTAAATGGTGGGGCATGTGCCAATGTATTTGCGAAACACAGTCAGATTGAAGTAGAAGTTGTCGATGTTGGAGTTGATCATGATTGGGATGATTCCACAAAAAATCTTTTGATCAAAAAAATTCGCAAAAGCACATCCAATTTTTTAAAAACACAAGCAATGTCCAAAGAAGAATCCTACCAATGTATACAGAATGGATTCAATTTGATATTAGAAAATAAATACAAAGAAACAAATGTATTTTTATTTGGTGAGATGGGAATTGGGAATACCTCTTCTGCTTCCATGATTTTATCTCATTTAACAGGAATTCCACTTTCAAAATTGGTTGGAAAAGGAACAGGTTTAAATCCAGAAGGAAAACAATCCAAACTTCAAATTTTAGAACGTGCTTTCCAAAGAACAGGAAAATTAACGGATCCAATTGTAATTCTTTCCGAATTTGGCGGATTTGAAATCGGAATGATGGCTGGTGCGATGTTAGGTGTCGCATCCGAACAAAAACTATTTCTTGTGGATGGTTTTATCACTACCGCTGCGTATTTATTAGCTTACCATCTAGATCCAAATGTAAAGGACTATGCAATTTTTTCTCATGTATCAGATGAAGAAGGCCATATCATTGTTTTGAATCATTACCAAATTAACCCACTACTAAAACTAAATTTACGATTAGGGGAAGGAAGTGGTGCTTTGGCTGCTTACCCGCTTGTCGAACTCAGCATTCAATTTTTGAATGAAATGGCTTCCTTTGCTGATGCAGGGGTAAGCGATGCAGATAAAAAAGTATAA